One Coregonus clupeaformis isolate EN_2021a unplaced genomic scaffold, ASM2061545v1 scaf1721, whole genome shotgun sequence DNA segment encodes these proteins:
- the LOC123487483 gene encoding uncharacterized protein LOC123487483, whose product MAVKLSRLVRRTGRGATPLTVPELSLVLKSNQPPERVLSRALSSVASLLRLWRVQCLDLTDFWIQGHSLITLLCHQGPLSLRLNSDTLQQLTVVVYEAQDKDLTQWFLEKVGGDLTSCRLDLEVLLSLLQHSTHNITVDLRKNRLLEKNISDLLPFLGRVIFKRSSSSFVKSTIRQIYDSRASDCVSSLLRSSDHWINLNSRELDRVDCTALGFTLKHCHQVKVNLLWTSIPPGEIESILPLLDRVSQLSVDRRLLLSFLQCCAASQIQQGAPPPPTAVWLLRSLHHRLDFSCSSSVDLSAQDQEEALCLTTDHCRAIHSVLKQNQHSTQLVQNQVQIILRDCEVEDRALRELLPHPAYCQAELLDLVCEWIEEGVLRHAESLCRALDGELDLSETRLDQKACGSLALVLEHSEGLSELDLSHCQLTDHHLQALITHLHKIQQGAPPPPTAVWLLRSLHYRLDFSCSSSVDLSAQDQEEALCLTTDHCRAIHSVLKQNQHSTQLVQNQVQIILRDCEVEDRALRELLPILHIVKLSPSKALLRQLLDLVCEWIEEGVLRHAESLCRALDGELDLSETRLDQKACGSLALVLEHSEGLSELDLSHCQLTDHHLQALITHLHKVQVLELFNNRIQDRRPFLTDKRFEIW is encoded by the exons ATGGCAGTGAAACTGTCCAGACTGGTtaggaggacagggagaggtgcTACTCCACTGACTGTCCCAGAGCTCTCCCTGGTCCTAAAGAGCAACCAGCCACCAGAGAGAGTGTTATCCAGGGCTCTGAGTAGTGTGGCATCCCTGCTGAGACTCTGGAGGGTTCAGTGTCTGGACCTGACTGACTTCTGGATCCAGGGTCACTCTCTCATCACACTGCTGTGTCACCAgggacctctctctctcag ACTGAACTCAGACACTCTGCAGCAgctgactgtagttgtgtatgaAGCTCAGGACAAGGACTTGACTCAGTGGTTCCTGGAGAAGGTTGGTGGAGACCTGACCTCCTGCAGGCTGGACCTGGaagtgcttctctctctgctgcagcattcaacccacaacaTCACTGTGGACCTCAGGAAGAACAGGCTCCTAGAGAAGAACATCTCAGATCTTCTCCCCTTTCTGGGAAGGGTTATATTCAAGAG GTCCAGTTCCAGCTTTGTAAAGTCCACCATCAGACAGATCTATGACAGCAGAGCcagtgactgtgtgtccagtttgttgaGGTCTTCAGACCATTGGATCAACCTGAACAGCAGAGAGCTGGACAGAGTGGACTGTACTGCTCTGGGTTTTACCCTGAAGCACTGCCACCAAGTCAAAGTCAACCTGCTGTGGACCTCCATACCACCGGGGGAGATAGAGAGCATCCTGCCTCTTCTGGACAGAGTCTCCCAACTCAG tgttgaCAGGAGGTTACTGCTGAGTTTCCTCCAGTGCTGTGCTGCCTCTCAGATCCAGCAGggggcaccaccaccaccaacagcaGTATGGCTGCTCAGGTCTCTGCACCACAGGCTGgacttctcctgctcctcctctgtgGACCTGTCAGCTCAGGACCAGGAGGAGGCTCTGTGTCTGACCACTGACCACTGCAGGGCCATCCACTCTGTTCTGAAGCAGAACCAACACAGCACCCAGCTGGTCCAGAACCAGGTGCAGATCATCCTAAGAGACTGTGAGGTGGAGGACAGAGCACTGAGGGAGCTGCTTCCCCATCCTGCATATTGTCAAGCTGAG CTGCTGGACCTTGTGTGTGAGTGGATTGAAGAGGGGGTGCTGAGGCACGCAGAGTCCCTGTGCAGAGCCCTGGATGGAGAGCTGGACCTCAGTGAGACCAGGCTGGACCAGAAGGCCTGTGGATCTCTGGCCCTGGTTCTGGAACACTCAGAGGGGCTGTCAGAACTGGACCTCAGCCACTGTCAACTTACAGACCACCACCTACAGGCCCTGATCACACACCTGCACAAA ATCCAGCAGggggcaccaccaccaccaacagcaGTATGGCTGCTCAGGTCTCTGCACTACAGGCTGgacttctcctgctcctcctctgtgGACCTGTCAGCTCAGGACCAGGAGGAGGCTCTGTGTCTGACCACTGACCACTGCAGGGCCATCCACTCTGTTCTGAAGCAGAACCAACACAGCACCCAGCTGGTCCAGAACCAGGTGCAGATCATCCTAAGAGACTGTGAGGTGGAGGACAGAGCACTGAGGGAGCTGCTTCCCATCCTGCATATTGTCAAGCTGAG CCCCAGCAAAGCTCTGCTACGTCAGCTGCTGGACCTTGTGTGTGAGTGGATTGAAGAGGGGGTGCTGAGGCACGCAGAGTCCCTGTGCAGAGCCCTGGATGGAGAGCTGGACCTCAGTGAGACCAGGCTGGACCAGAAGGCCTGTGGATCTCTGGCCCTGGTTCTGGAACACTCAGAGGGGCTGTCAGAACTGGACCTCAGCCACTGTCAACTCACAGACCACCACCTACAGGCCCTGATCACACACCTGCACAAAGTACAAGTCCTGGA ACTCTTCAACAACAGAATCCAGGACAGAAGACCCTTCCTGACAGACAAGAGGTTTGAGATCTGGTGA